Within Prochlorococcus marinus XMU1411, the genomic segment GAGAACAAATTACTTTAGATCTTTACATAGTCAGAAATATTGCTTATTGGCTAAAAAACAATATTGGACTGATAAGAAGCGATCTCGTCGCATTAATTGATGAATTAGGTAAAAGAGTTTTTGAAGAAATGGATTACTTGAACGAAGCTGATAATGCAGAAAAATTTAGAAATATGCATAAACATAACCCAATGATTGCTGTACCAAAAATTTATAAAGAGATAACATCAAGAAGAGTTTTAACGATGGAATGGATCGATGGTACAAAATTAACCAATCTAGAAGATGTGAAAAAATTAGGCATTAATCCTGACAAGATGATCGATATTGGAGTGCAATGCAGTTTAGAACAACTTTTAGAACATGGTTTTTTCCACGCTGATCCACATCCAGGTAATTTATTAGCCTTGAAAGACGGTAGATTATGTTACCTAGATTTTGGAATGATGAGCGAAGTCTCTAGAGACTCTAGATCTGGTCTAATACAAGCTGTCGTACATTTAGTGAATAAAAATTTTGATAAATTATCTAAAGATTTTGTTAAGTTAGGATTTTTATCAGAAGAAGTTAATCTAGAACCAATAGTCCCAGCATTTCAAGATGTTTTTATTAATGTTGTTGAACAAGGGGTTTCAAAAATGGATTTCAAAAGTGTTACTGATGATATGTCTGGTGTTATGTATAAATTTCCATTCAAATTACCTCCATATTATGCACTTATAATTAGGTCGCTATTGACACTAGAAGGAATTGCTTTAAGTGTTGATCCAAACTTTAAGATTCTAGGTGCAGCTTATCCATATTTTGCAAGAAGATTGATGGAAGATCCTGATCCACAATTAAGAGAAAGCTTAAAAGAAATGCTTTTTGATAATAAAAAATTTAAGTGGGACCGCTTAGAGGATCTATTATCTAATGCAGCAAAACAGACGAACCTTGATTTGGAAAAACTTTTAGATGAAGTCATAAACCTTCTATTTTCTCCGAAAGGAGGATTTCTTAGAGATGAAATAATTGAGGGATTAACAAATCAAATAGATTTACTAAGTCTCAAAATATTAAAAAATTTAAATAACTACCTTCCAATCTCAATTAAATTAAATACGACTGATGAAACCAATAATTTAAATGACCTTATAATGTATGTAGAGCCATTGAGAAACTTTCTAGAAATTGTACAAAAAGTTCCTGGTTATTCAATTGATATTTTTCTCA encodes:
- a CDS encoding ABC1 kinase family protein, whose translation is MKEDFTDFIEVSGLLDYDPDTISKIYKKNPKRLFKRLWQTLIPIFAYLFSVGWDKLTGRLKNQDKARCRAKELTNLLVELGPAFVKAGQALSTRPDIIPVILLEQLSELQDQLPGFNGDKAMELIEEDLGSKIDEIFLEIDKEPISAASLGQVHKAILKNKEIVAVKVQRPGLREQITLDLYIVRNIAYWLKNNIGLIRSDLVALIDELGKRVFEEMDYLNEADNAEKFRNMHKHNPMIAVPKIYKEITSRRVLTMEWIDGTKLTNLEDVKKLGINPDKMIDIGVQCSLEQLLEHGFFHADPHPGNLLALKDGRLCYLDFGMMSEVSRDSRSGLIQAVVHLVNKNFDKLSKDFVKLGFLSEEVNLEPIVPAFQDVFINVVEQGVSKMDFKSVTDDMSGVMYKFPFKLPPYYALIIRSLLTLEGIALSVDPNFKILGAAYPYFARRLMEDPDPQLRESLKEMLFDNKKFKWDRLEDLLSNAAKQTNLDLEKLLDEVINLLFSPKGGFLRDEIIEGLTNQIDLLSLKILKNLNNYLPISIKLNTTDETNNLNDLIMYVEPLRNFLEIVQKVPGYSIDIFLKRLPRLISEPYTKEMGIKIARKVTEKGVVRLVKIAAGSNI